Proteins encoded together in one Pontiella desulfatans window:
- the sufB gene encoding Fe-S cluster assembly protein SufB has translation MKIEDEKSFDELSGKEYKYGFVTDIESDSLPPGLNEGVVREISRRKNEPEWLTEWRVKAYHHWTTLEEPTWAKVEFPPIDYQALSYYSAPKQKIDMPKSLDEVDPELLETYEKLGIPLREQEMLAGVVAVDAVFDSVSVATTFKGKLEEMGIIFCSFSEAVKERPDLVKQYLGSVVPYKDNYFATLNSAVFSDGSFCYVPPGVRCPMELSTYFRINAANTGQFERTLLIADEGATVSYLEGCTAPQRDENQLHAAVVELIAHKDAKIKYSTVQNWYPGDKDGKGGIYNFVTKRGHCRGDNSKISWTQVETGSAVTWKYPSCILKGDNSVGEFYSVAVTNNMQQADTGTKMIHIGKNTSSTIISKGISAGKAQNSYRGMVKVVETAENARNFSQCDSMLIGDQCGAHTFPYIDVGNPTAQVEHEATTTKIGEDQIFYCNQRGLDTEEAVNMIVNGFCKEVFRELPMEFAVEAQKLLGISLEGSVG, from the coding sequence ATGAAGATTGAAGACGAAAAATCATTCGATGAACTCTCTGGCAAGGAATACAAGTATGGCTTTGTGACCGACATCGAATCCGACAGCCTTCCCCCTGGTTTGAACGAGGGGGTTGTGCGCGAAATATCCCGCCGCAAGAACGAACCGGAATGGCTGACCGAGTGGCGGGTCAAGGCCTACCACCATTGGACAACGCTCGAGGAGCCCACCTGGGCCAAAGTGGAATTCCCGCCGATCGACTACCAGGCGCTCAGCTACTATTCCGCGCCCAAGCAAAAGATCGATATGCCAAAGAGCCTCGACGAGGTTGATCCGGAGCTGCTCGAAACCTACGAAAAGCTCGGCATTCCGTTGCGCGAACAGGAAATGCTCGCCGGGGTGGTGGCGGTCGATGCCGTGTTCGACTCCGTTTCCGTTGCCACCACCTTCAAAGGCAAGCTAGAGGAGATGGGCATCATCTTTTGTTCGTTTTCCGAAGCGGTCAAGGAACGTCCCGATCTCGTGAAACAATATCTCGGCTCCGTGGTGCCGTATAAGGACAACTATTTCGCGACGCTCAACTCGGCGGTTTTTTCCGACGGTTCGTTTTGCTACGTGCCGCCGGGCGTACGCTGTCCGATGGAGCTTTCCACCTACTTCCGCATCAATGCCGCCAACACGGGACAGTTCGAACGGACGTTGCTGATTGCCGACGAAGGCGCGACGGTCAGCTATCTGGAAGGGTGCACCGCACCTCAGCGCGATGAAAACCAACTGCACGCCGCCGTGGTCGAGTTGATTGCCCACAAAGATGCCAAGATAAAATATTCCACCGTCCAAAACTGGTATCCCGGCGACAAGGACGGCAAGGGCGGCATCTATAATTTCGTGACCAAACGCGGGCACTGCCGCGGCGACAACTCCAAGATATCGTGGACGCAGGTGGAGACCGGGTCCGCCGTCACCTGGAAATATCCGAGCTGCATCCTCAAAGGCGACAACTCCGTCGGCGAATTCTATTCCGTGGCCGTCACCAACAACATGCAGCAGGCCGACACCGGCACCAAGATGATCCACATCGGCAAAAACACGTCGAGCACGATCATCAGCAAGGGCATCTCGGCCGGCAAGGCGCAGAACAGCTACCGCGGCATGGTCAAGGTGGTCGAAACCGCCGAGAACGCGCGCAACTTTTCCCAGTGCGACTCGATGCTGATCGGCGACCAATGCGGGGCGCACACCTTCCCCTACATCGATGTCGGCAATCCGACCGCCCAGGTGGAGCACGAGGCCACCACCACCAAGATTGGCGAAGACCAGATTTTCTACTGCAACCAACGAGGACTCGATACCGAGGAGGCGGTCAACATGATCGTCAACGGCTTCTGCAAAGAGGTCTTCCGCGAGTTGCCGATGGAGTTCGCCGTCGAAGCGCAAAAACTGCTGGGTATCAGCTTGGAAGGTTCCGTGGGCTAG
- a CDS encoding SUF system Fe-S cluster assembly regulator has protein sequence MLRITKITDYGFILLVHMASNNKEMLHNAKDLSTAIGIPLPTVSKVLKILTQGGILKSHQGSKGGYSLSRPASEISAAAIIESVEGPVAITDCSSAEGCERNCPVSPSWQKVNSKIIGALEGLSLADIAAG, from the coding sequence ATGCTTAGGATAACCAAAATTACGGACTACGGATTTATTCTGTTGGTACATATGGCAAGCAATAACAAGGAGATGCTTCATAACGCGAAGGATCTATCCACAGCCATCGGCATTCCGCTTCCGACCGTAAGCAAGGTACTTAAGATTCTGACCCAGGGTGGAATCTTGAAATCCCATCAGGGGAGCAAGGGCGGCTATTCGCTCTCGCGCCCGGCATCCGAAATTTCCGCAGCGGCGATCATCGAATCCGTTGAAGGCCCCGTGGCGATCACCGATTGCTCCAGCGCCGAAGGGTGCGAGCGGAATTGTCCGGTGAGTCCGAGTTGGCAAAAGGTAAACAGTAAGATTATCGGGGCACTCGAAGGGCTGTCGTTGGCGGACATCGCTGCGGGTTAA
- the mazG gene encoding nucleoside triphosphate pyrophosphohydrolase: MSKTGEAMERLLGVMHRLRAPDGCPWDREQTHESLKSDLIEEAYEVIDAIEGGNVSHLEEELGDLLLQVVFHSQISKENGHFEFSDVADAIAEKLERRHPHVFGEVTVSGSGEVLQNWDAIKKAEKAEGDKPASIVSGIPKHLPALQKAHQIQKRAARAGFDWKHIDDVFDKLHEEIEEVKEAIKREHEDDIRDELGDLLFSVVNVSRFMGHNPEELLNHNIKKFVRRFQAVEDKVHATGKEFKAFTLEELDAFWDQAKAEE; this comes from the coding sequence ATGTCGAAGACGGGCGAGGCGATGGAGCGATTGTTGGGGGTTATGCACAGGCTACGGGCGCCGGACGGGTGTCCTTGGGATCGGGAGCAGACGCATGAGTCGCTGAAGTCGGATTTGATCGAGGAGGCGTACGAGGTGATCGACGCCATCGAAGGCGGCAATGTTTCCCATTTGGAAGAGGAGCTGGGCGACCTGTTGCTACAGGTGGTGTTCCATAGCCAGATCAGCAAGGAAAACGGCCATTTCGAATTTTCGGATGTGGCCGATGCCATTGCCGAAAAACTGGAGCGGCGCCATCCGCACGTCTTTGGCGAGGTAACGGTTTCCGGTTCGGGGGAGGTCTTGCAGAACTGGGATGCGATCAAGAAGGCCGAAAAGGCCGAGGGCGATAAACCGGCTTCCATCGTTTCCGGCATCCCAAAGCATCTGCCCGCACTGCAAAAGGCGCACCAGATTCAGAAGCGCGCCGCCCGCGCCGGATTCGACTGGAAACATATCGACGATGTGTTCGACAAGCTCCACGAGGAGATCGAAGAGGTGAAGGAAGCGATCAAGCGCGAGCACGAGGACGACATTCGCGACGAGCTGGGCGATCTACTTTTTTCCGTGGTCAACGTCAGCCGCTTCATGGGGCACAATCCCGAGGAGTTGCTGAACCACAACATCAAAAAGTTTGTCCGCCGCTTCCAAGCGGTCGAGGACAAGGTTCACGCCACGGGCAAGGAGTTCAAGGCATTCACGCTGGAGGAGCTCGACGCCTTCTGGGATCAAGCCAAAGCTGAAGAGTAA
- a CDS encoding alpha/beta hydrolase fold domain-containing protein, producing MILCTFLFAVLVTPLPKIELNSLIQPEAMVPDETRIYKTIDGCELELYIFRPETVPEEPPATLLAIHGGGWANGTPNMFFPHCRYFAQRGIPAMSIQYRLTDSSAGTTIHDCIADCNDAVLHVRTNAVALGIDPDRIAVIGDSAGGHLAACTGTLPDATNRANAVINCNGIMDLTGKWGGVVPEGTLEAQMAVSPLHQVASNSPPMLHIHSLTDTTVDHAQAVAMHSALTNAGVHSILHSLTDARHAFILPGYTATQEQIVEGITETDRFLESLGYLSGEPTIAVSTITNPPPSTLLEQGTVTNLPVELEFDSPSVTIEMEAKVSSLEGSLATRQSFLGFSKRGFSLTLRSSGTLRMGAYGSSQNLAYTITPNEWHTLTLSVGNGSATLQVNGTNVSLDSVEFAYPQEGRYLVIGDGLDGEIRNLRISVP from the coding sequence ATGATCCTTTGCACATTCCTGTTTGCCGTTCTCGTAACACCGTTGCCAAAGATCGAACTCAACAGCCTGATTCAACCCGAAGCAATGGTGCCGGATGAAACCCGGATCTATAAAACCATCGACGGGTGCGAGCTTGAGCTATACATCTTCCGACCGGAAACCGTTCCGGAAGAGCCGCCCGCCACCCTGCTGGCCATCCATGGCGGCGGATGGGCCAACGGCACGCCCAACATGTTCTTCCCCCACTGCCGCTATTTCGCCCAACGCGGCATCCCCGCCATGTCCATCCAATACCGGCTGACGGACTCCAGCGCGGGAACAACCATTCACGACTGCATCGCCGACTGCAACGATGCGGTTCTCCATGTCCGTACCAATGCCGTCGCGCTGGGCATCGATCCCGATCGCATTGCCGTCATCGGCGATTCCGCGGGCGGACACCTGGCTGCCTGTACCGGAACGTTGCCCGATGCGACCAACCGCGCGAACGCCGTGATCAACTGTAACGGCATCATGGATTTGACCGGTAAGTGGGGTGGCGTCGTCCCTGAAGGAACCCTCGAAGCACAGATGGCCGTGTCCCCGCTCCATCAGGTCGCCTCCAATTCCCCCCCGATGCTGCATATCCATAGCCTGACCGATACTACGGTTGACCATGCGCAGGCCGTGGCCATGCACTCCGCGCTCACCAACGCCGGCGTCCATAGTATACTGCACTCGCTGACGGATGCCCGCCATGCCTTTATCCTCCCCGGCTACACCGCTACCCAGGAACAGATTGTCGAGGGCATCACCGAAACCGACCGCTTCCTCGAATCACTTGGATACCTGTCCGGCGAACCAACCATCGCGGTCTCGACCATCACCAATCCCCCGCCTTCCACATTGCTGGAACAAGGCACGGTCACCAATCTGCCGGTGGAGCTGGAGTTCGATAGCCCTTCGGTAACGATTGAAATGGAGGCCAAGGTCTCCTCCCTGGAAGGAAGCCTTGCCACGAGACAGTCGTTCCTTGGATTCAGCAAACGAGGTTTTAGCCTAACGCTTCGCAGCAGCGGAACCCTGCGGATGGGCGCCTATGGTTCCAGCCAAAACCTGGCCTACACCATTACCCCGAACGAATGGCATACCCTGACCCTCTCCGTGGGCAATGGCAGCGCCACATTGCAAGTCAACGGAACCAACGTATCGCTGGACAGCGTCGAGTTTGCCTATCCGCAGGAAGGCCGGTATCTGGTAATTGGCGACGGACTCGACGGCGAAATCCGCAATCTCCGCATCTCTGTCCCCTAA